A stretch of the Acyrthosiphon pisum isolate AL4f chromosome A2, pea_aphid_22Mar2018_4r6ur, whole genome shotgun sequence genome encodes the following:
- the LOC100161492 gene encoding uncharacterized protein LOC100161492 — MSDIRKRRSSFFPKPVEENEKQLELFKNMDWVNEEKENIVSNSMIFGGQGKQTLQVYTKTDVFSIKKYTEKLRSRKQEYPKLVSIKQEEQIHLKEKLRKGKVEINWETACDGLTDFERDFTFNRPNYKCLVEKIHLLTLHTSLVKRSNYELNFILNAYNRRANEEINKLQELFIDKIVEDSGVGTSYYSSDTNSSTTDSSEDESLKFN, encoded by the exons atgtccGATATACGAAAACGACGTTCTAGTTTTTTCCCAAAACCTGTTGAAG AGAATGAAAAACAATTGGAGCTGTTTAAAAACATGGATTGGGTAAAtgaagaaaaagaaaacattgtttctaattcaatgatatttggCGGTCAAGGAAAACAAACATTACAAGT ttacacaaAAACGGACGTGTTCTCAATCAAAaa ATATACTGAAAAATTGAGAAGTCGTAAACAAGAATATCCAAAATTGGTATCTATTAAACAAGAAGAACAAATTCATTTAAAaga gaaaTTACGTAAAGGCAAAGTTGAAATAAATTGGGAAACTGCTTGTGATGGATTAACAGACTTTGAACgagattttacttttaatagaCCTAATTATAAGTGTTTAGTCGAAAAAATCCATTTACTCACGTTACATACGTCTTTAGTTAAAAGATCCAATTAtgaactaaattttattttaaatgcatataataggCGGGCTaatgaagaaataaataaattacaagaattgtttattgataaaattgtagAAGACAGTGGTGTTGGTACTTCATACTACAGTAGTGATACAAATTCGTCAACTACGGATTCGTCTGAAGacgaaagtttaaaatttaattaa
- the LOC100164265 gene encoding acyl-CoA:lysophosphatidylglycerol acyltransferase 1: MKTDLTIEMPDGRLKQFGYRATVTCKVIIRILFVLINNIYCIPTYCVWMIIFFPLRKIHPNLYWKLEGLFFHWLLAMVSMWSWSAGYDIVEMGDDIRLCLNDRTLVLVNHQSTADVPMLMTNFNSKAGVLPNIMWIMDRIFKFTNFGIVSIIHQDFFILSGKDQREQAVKELRTHIRGSYLPRQRKLIILFPEGGFLRKRREASQRYAQKNNLPLLEHVTLPRLGAFSAIIDELSPKQTKYGGVTNNNTEFNENTDKLAWILDVTVAYSEGRPLDLPTIIMGQRRACRTHMYYRLFPSSLVPREQEEMTKWLFDRWEEKERILETFYSTGEFPSHKGSRQSAVIQQDCVRFLILHLFFIASSYAHYRIIHYLIGLVW, encoded by the exons ATGAAAACCGACTTAACCATAGAGATGCCAGACGGACGGTTAAAACAATTTGGTTACAG AGCTACTGTAACATGCAAAGTTATCATCCGCATATTGTTTGTACTTATTAACAACATCTATTGTATACCAACATATTGTGTTTGGATGATTATATTTTTCCCTTTGCGGAAGATTCACCCAAACCTATATTGGAAACTTGAAGGCTTATTTTTTCATTGGCTATTAGCAATGGTTTCTATGTGGTCTTGGTCAGCTGGTTATGACA ttgttgAAATGGGTGATGATATCAGATTATGTTTGAATGATCGTACACTAGTGTTAGTTAATCATCAATCTACAGCAGATGTGCCAATGCTAATGACAAATTTTAATTCCAAGGCCGGTGTATTGCCCAATATTATGTGGATCATGGACAGGATATTCAAGTTTACTAATTTTGGTATTGTTTCTATTATACATCaagatttttttatcttatcg gGTAAAGATCAGAGAGAACAAGCTGTAAAAGAATTAAGAACTCACATTCGTGGATCATATTTACCTCGTCAgcgaaaattaattattttattcccaGAAGGTGGATTTTTAAGAAAAAGACGAGAAGCTAGTCaaag gtatGCACAGAAAAACAATTTACCTTTACTAGAACATGTTACGTTACCAAGATTAGGAGCTTTTTCAGCAATCATTGATGAACTTTcaccaaaacaaacaaaatatggtGGTGTGACAAACAATAATACTGAATTCA atgAAAATACTGACAAATTAGCGTGGATTTTGGATGTAACAGTTGCATACTCCGAAGGAAGACCGTTGGATTTACCCACTATCATTATGGGTCAGAGAAGAGCTTGTCGTACACATATGTACTACAGATTATTTCCCAGTTCACTT GTTCCTAGAGAACAAGAAGAAATGACTAAATGGTTATTTGATCGCTGGGAAGAAAAAGAACGTATCCTAGAAACATTCTATTCAACTGGTGAATTCCCCAGTCATAAAGGATCACGTCAATCAGCTGTTATCCAACAGGATTGCGTACGGTTCCttatattacatctattttttattgcatCGTCATATGCCCACTACAggattattcattatttgattGGATTAGTATGGTAA